A genomic window from Labeo rohita strain BAU-BD-2019 chromosome 6, IGBB_LRoh.1.0, whole genome shotgun sequence includes:
- the LOC127167173 gene encoding interactor of HORMAD1 protein 1 yields MKPNVWNIKEMLNIPATSGGIKTGKGPGTSDYSSLSDSQFLLGSQMWPDNSQGFTQEMSGQSRGSQHTSQEMKEMMVSSSYSSKPFLFGGDGKISNFTGGKFVGMLDKFEEEKRKAKEKYEREIVTHGILQLQESLENTREILLSRIEGSNDLTNVVVEKMDTFSKTIEGYLNSVKEGITCQFETLQSQTQTETADREARSSLAAKELGSSMLNLQRDLEHLKAEQSKEQGMLGKILSELSTLISIHKPMTGPGSARMIDSEVQTSPGLLERFCVMSAEKHHESKTICNRPVIYSGKAAEQNQCPLTTQKTQNRNAHALPAERQQTAVTEEASPDASQRLWCTQLLETRPSSPLVDVQSNASIEDYGGQYVDAHLEPEKPLYMRENRFDTVAMPPLKVPRRRHKPLNYRGKKRALVLPQRQPVKKKGAVNFSKDSQQNEDVQCEQKDRVPLASLCDNWKMTNKPVGENHLKRQQQAKVAPVSRCVTEQPLNPFSLWSEDTDSSQVMVEYKMSEWENVVPEPKASVIEGEGGLWQLFDFTNDSE; encoded by the exons ATGAAGCCCAATGTCTGGAATATAAAGGAGATGTTGAATATCCCCGCAACTTCTGG AGGGATTAAAACTGGTAAGGGTCCAGGAACCAGTGACTACTCCAGTCTGAGTGACTCCCAGTTTCTGTTGGGCTCTCAAATGTGGCCTGACAATTCACAAGGGTTTACCCAAGAGATGAGTGGACAGAGCAGAGGTTCTCAACATACCTCACAGGAG ATGAAGGAAATGATGGTGTCTAGCAGTTATAGTTCTAAGCCGTTTTTGTTCGGTGGTGATGGCAAAATCTCTAACTTCACTGGTGGCAAATTTGTTGGCATGTTGGACAAATTTGAGGAGGAGAAGAGAAAAGccaaagaaaaatatgaaag GGAAATTGTCACTCATGGAATTCTACAATTGCAGGAATCTCTGGAAAAT ACCAGAGAGATTTTGTTGAGTCGCATTGAAGGAAGTAATGACCTAACCAATGTTGTAGTGGAGAAAATGGatactttttcaaaaacaa TTGAAGGTTATTTAAACAGTGTGAAGGAAGGTATAACATGTCAGTTTGAGACTCTGCAGAGccaaacacaaacagaaacgGCAGACAGGGAAGCAAGG aGTAGTCTGGCTGCAAAAGAGCTGGGCTCAAGCATGCTTAACCTCCAACGGGATCTGGAACATCTGAAAGCAGAGCAGAGCAAGGAGCAGGGCATGCTGGGAAAAATTCTGTCTGAGCTGAGCACTTTGATCTCTATTCACAAGCCGATGACAGGACCTGGCTCTGCCAGAATGATTGACAGTGAGGTCCAAACATCACCTGGTTTGCTTGAGAGGTTCTGTGTCATGTCAGCTGAAAAACACCACGAGAGCAAGACGATATGCAACAGGCCTGTCATTTATTCAGGAAAAGCAGCAGAACAGAACCAGTGTCCACTCACAACACAGAAGACACAAAACAGAAATGCACATGCTCTGCCTGCAGAAAGACAGCAGACTGCAGTAACAGAGGAGGCTTCCCCTGATGCATCGCAGAGATTATGGTGTACACAATTACTTGAGACCAGACCTTCAAGCCCACTTGTGGATGTTCAGTCCAATGCATCCATAGAGGACTATGGAGGACAGTATGTAGATGCACACTTGGAGCCTGAAAAACCACTGTATATGAGAGAGAACAGATTTGACACTGTTGCAATGCCACCACTGAAAGTACCAAGGAGGCGCCACAAACCACTGAATTATAGGGGGAAAAAGAGAGCCTTGGTTCTCCCACAAAGACAGCCAGTGAAAAAAAAGGGAGCAGTGAATTTCTCCAAGGACAGCCAGCAGAATGAAGACGTTCAGTGTGAACAAAAAGACAGAGTACCTTTGGCTTCTCTTTGTGACAACTGGAAAATGACCAACAAGCCTGTTGGAGAGAATCACTTAAAACGGCAGCAGCAAGCCAAAGTCGCACCAGTCAGTAGGTGTGTAACAGAACAACCACTAAACCCCTTCAGTTTGTGGTCTGAGGACACAGACAGCTCCCAAGTGATGGTGGAATACAAGATGTCTGAATGGGAAAATGTGGTGCCTGAACCTAAAGCTAGCGTCATCGAAGGAGAAGGTGGCCTCTGGCAGCTTTTTGACTTCACTAATGACTCAGAATAA
- the c6h1orf159 gene encoding uncharacterized protein C1orf159 homolog isoform X1, whose protein sequence is MSRVCFILSAALFVLEIPETKALLENSNDCCERIKKMNETCVNITLCDPGLLQVQENSTTFCVSCDSTEQGNSTLLNNTRGSILVPLFKVIGGPGVAASVLLGTLLISLGLILSVASFFYLKRSNRLPGVFYRRNKAFIFQPSETAVMIPEATSSVRKPRYVRRERPSATSATSASSSATVATGAVTKVYNV, encoded by the exons ATGAGTAGAGTCTGCTTCATCCTCAGTGCTGCTCTTTTTGTGTTAGAAATTCCAGAGACCAAG GCGCTGCTAGAAAATTCCAATGACTGTTGTGAAAGAATAAAGAAGATGAATGAAACCTGTGTGAATATTACACTCTGTGATCCTG GGCTCCTTCAAGTTCAGGAGAACAGTACAACGTTTTGTGTGTCCTGTGACTCAACAGAGCAGGGGAATTCAACTTTGCTTAACAATA CAAGAGGTTCAATTCTAGTACCTTTATTCAAAGTGATTG GTGGTCCAGGTGTTGCAGCTTCTGTCCTTCTAGGAACTCTACTGATCAGCCTGGGTCTCATCCTCTCGGTTGCATCTTTCTTTTACCTTAAGCGTTCCAATCGCCTCCCTGGTGTCTTCTACAGGCGCAACAAGG CTTTTATATTCCAACCAAGTGAGACG gCTGTCATGATTCCTGAAGCTACGTCTTCAG TTCGCAAGCCGAGATATGTCAGGAGGGAAAGGCCGTCAGCAACGTCAGCAACATCAGCGTCCAGCAGTGCTACTGTGGCAACAGGGGCAGTAACCAAGGTATACAATGTGTAA
- the LOC127167181 gene encoding RING finger protein 223 — translation MEELEISTASRTNSIRHQHRTVASSNDEDNAWDAGPECSICFSAYDNTFKTPKLLECTHTFCLECLSRFVAVSPEHQGTQITCPLCRRPTSVPEHGPPDLATSQEVLCQLPSEKQQVENVYLDGKRLCYSNPMIPDCVCIDIGAHKPEETPRREETREGFGHRMLRFLGFYGNWKRLVIFIILLLVVLFIILWPLQCFIISGSMSECLGRSRENTATLTNPRPTVGN, via the coding sequence ATGGAGGAATTGGAAATATCCACAGCATCACGTACCAATTCAATACGCCACCAACACAGGACAGTGGCCTCAAGTAATGACGAGGACAATGCTTGGGATGCCGGTCCAGAGTGTTCGATCTGCTTTAGCGCATATGACAACACCTTCAAGACGCCGAAGCTTCTCGAATGCACCCATACCTTCTGTCTGGAATGTCTGTCTCGTTTTGTGGCTGTTTCACCAGAGCACCAGGGTACCCAGATCACCTGTCCTCTTTGTCGGCGGCCAACGTCCGTGCCTGAGCATGGCCCTCCAGATCTGGCAACTAGCCAGGAAGTGTTGTGCCAACTTCCAAGCGAGAAGCAACAAGTGGAGAATGTTTATCTAGACGGAAAGAGGCTGTGCTACTCAAACCCAATGATACCCGACTGCGTCTGCATTGACATTGGGGCGCACAAACCAGAAGAGACGCCAAGGAGAGAAGAGACAAGAGAGGGTTTTGGACACAGGATGCTGAGATTCCTGGGTTTTTATGGGAACTGGAAGAGGCTTGTGATCTTCATCATACTGCTTCTTGTGGTCTTATTCATTATACTCTGGCCCCTCCAGTGCTTTATCATCTCAGGCTCCATGTCAGAATGTTTAGGAAGATCACGAGAGAATACAGCTACGCTCACCAATCCCAGACCTACAGTGGGTAACTAA
- the c6h1orf159 gene encoding uncharacterized protein C1orf159 homolog isoform X2 yields the protein MNETCVNITLCDPGLLQVQENSTTFCVSCDSTEQGNSTLLNNTRGSILVPLFKVIGGPGVAASVLLGTLLISLGLILSVASFFYLKRSNRLPGVFYRRNKAFIFQPSETAVMIPEATSSVRKPRYVRRERPSATSATSASSSATVATGAVTKVYNV from the exons ATGAATGAAACCTGTGTGAATATTACACTCTGTGATCCTG GGCTCCTTCAAGTTCAGGAGAACAGTACAACGTTTTGTGTGTCCTGTGACTCAACAGAGCAGGGGAATTCAACTTTGCTTAACAATA CAAGAGGTTCAATTCTAGTACCTTTATTCAAAGTGATTG GTGGTCCAGGTGTTGCAGCTTCTGTCCTTCTAGGAACTCTACTGATCAGCCTGGGTCTCATCCTCTCGGTTGCATCTTTCTTTTACCTTAAGCGTTCCAATCGCCTCCCTGGTGTCTTCTACAGGCGCAACAAGG CTTTTATATTCCAACCAAGTGAGACG gCTGTCATGATTCCTGAAGCTACGTCTTCAG TTCGCAAGCCGAGATATGTCAGGAGGGAAAGGCCGTCAGCAACGTCAGCAACATCAGCGTCCAGCAGTGCTACTGTGGCAACAGGGGCAGTAACCAAGGTATACAATGTGTAA
- the LOC127167165 gene encoding uncharacterized protein LOC127167165, with protein MTNLLSSTAMDDLDHSVLIAEQDWDCFCTESEECNVQQAKLAALDESGFSDSDDDKTFVPTQTSPDQLCEKDQNQHQIGELKSEHTSENSDFTEYTSPNTEPKNTSSAEQTSDAEANEPRATCEDSNLTEKLNENQDNGENQSSQATNNPVSEMSIEDIKHEKSTDSIEMLTEVTDCSPVVKQEKERWFVTVNDSPVRLRVKDPRSVQKKRRKKKPSKNLRKNNDAMEKCSSLNNTESEIFKQENLYSPNIQNALHIQDIKCILPTGSSENEEEKTSRPISLKKESMTEMPEAKLERNPADSLNSLLTPKQMPQTLFKDLSGLLPQYLDHSTVCNIHNKSIVDIVSERQHTTDNLNHFNSDTEVESPRFILGASKPNAPSNTEEESTEQQEPLGQSYNREESSQSSQEIQPFRSTSGPTPPIFAISSFWDEMEKFTINDILQLRTANNTSLLTESIIPEESSPAVESKDNFLEDSLVDDAADSDYFTHLDDSKPDRSSCEFSTYSDLDDEFQQQLHASANPSPEPLEGKEQTQRFLESGLDLEETWRSESNEMVKLYPESDSSLYLYSETESKMQDIFLTTREDNTNTFLLDRCSTRKSTPSPVLSISDILDNQRLESFFEILSDTEAEQYQTWIPDRSTSLCFSQRLSLAETYDDFFSDFEVGNFLFPSTQALTKSEKTLVPIYSSSHSVVKELEYPEVEEVIHSDCAPVRDMRCASLTETSNMCLITSQRSTWRNLSLRHTKLLMGRTWCTMATCWGFPNTDDTVYGYRTRTSSSSIAQPKLPELFLENQALRQITEHQIHVEATVPDKDHFLFSFKQTDMCLVCIAFASWVLKSSNPQSTDMWKAALLANVSAISAIQYLRRYVKEG; from the exons ATGACAAACCTTTTGAGCTCAACTGCAATGGATGACTTAGACCACAGTGTGCTGATAGCAGAGCAGGACTGGGACTGTTTCTGCACAGAGAGTGAGGAATGTAATGTTCAGCAGGCCAAGCTTGCAGCCTTAGATGAGTCTGGCTTCAGTGACAGTGACGATGACAAAACGTTCGTTCCCACTCAGACCAGCCCTGACCAACTCTGTGAAAAAGATCAAAATCAGCATCAAATAGGAGAACTTAAATCAGAACATACATCTGAGAATTCAGATTTTACTGAATATACTAGTCCTAATACAGAGCCAAAGAATACCAGCTCTGCTGAGCAGACATCTGATGCTGAAGCAAATGAACCCAGGGCTACATGTGAAGATAGCAACCTGACTGAAAAACTAAATGAGAATCAAGATAATGGAGAGAATCAATCAAGCCAAGCCACAAACAATCCAGTCTCTGAAATGTCTATAGAAGATATAAAGCATGAAAAGAGTACAGATAGTATAGAAATGCTAACTGAAGTGACAGACTGTTCACCAGTGGTCAAACAAGAGAAGGAACGTTGGTTTGTGACCGTAAATGATAGTCCAGTCCGTCTGAGAGTAAAGGATCCCCGTtcagtccaaaaaaaaagaagaaaaaaaaaaccttctaaAAACTTGAGAAAGAATAACGATGCGATGGAGAAGTGCTCTTCCTTAAATAATACAGAATCAGAGATATTTAAACAAGAAAATCTGTACTCACCCAATATTCAAAACGCACTTCATATCCaagatattaaatgtattttgccCACTGGATCATCTGAGAACGAAGAGGAAAAAACAAGCCGTCCAATTAGTCTAAAAAAGGAAAGCATGACAGAAATGCCAGAAGCAAAATTAGAAAGAAATCCTGCCGACTCTCTAAATTCACTTTTAACCCCCAAACAGATGCCACAGACCCTATTTAAAGATCTCAGTGGCCTTTTGCCACAGTACTTGGATCATAGCACAGTGTGTAATATACATAACAAATCCATAGTAGATATTGTAAGTGAACGTCAACATACAACTGATAATTTAAACCACTTTAATAGTGACACAGAAGTGGAAAGTCCCAGATTTATTCTGGGTGCATCTAAACCCAATGCTCCTTCAAATACTGAAGAAGAAAGTACAGAACAGCAGGAGCCCTTGGGACAATCTTATAATAGAGAAGAATCATCCCAATCATCCCAAGAGATACAACCCTTCAGGTCAACTTCAGGTCCAACTCCACCCATATTTGCCATTTCCTCCTTTTGGGATGAAATGGAgaaatttacaataaatgatATCTTGCAACTTAGAACAGCCAATAACACGTCTCTACTGACAGAAAGCATCATTCCAGAAGAAAGCAGCCCTGCGGTTGAATCTAAAGACAATTTTTTAGAAGATAGCCTAGTAGACGACGCAGCAGATTCGGACTATTTCACACATTTGGATGACTCTAAACCAGACCGATCGAGCTGCGAATTCTCAACCTACTCTGATTTGGATGACGAGTTTCAACAACAACTTCACGCAAGTGCAAACCCTAGCCCTGAACCCCTTGAAGGCAAAGAGCAAACTCAAAGGTTTCTTGAGTCTGGCTTGGATTTAGAAGAAACCTGGCGAAGTGAATCAAATGAGATGGTGAAGCTGTATCCCGAGAGTGATTCCTCCCTATATTTGTATTCAGAGACAGAGTCAAAGATGCAAGACATATTTCTAACAACAAGAGAAGATAACACAAATACCTTTCTTTTAGACCGATGTAGCACAAGAAAATCAACACCTTCACCAGTTTTATCGATTTCTGATATTCTAGACAATCAGCGTCTGGAGTCTTTCTTCGAAATCCTGAGTGACACCGAAGCAGAGCAGTACCAGACTTGGATCCCAGATAGAAGCACTTCACTTTGTTTTTCACAGAGATTATCTCTGGCTGAGACTTATGATGACTTCTTCTCAGACTTTGAAGTTGGAAACTTTCTCTTTCCTTCAACTCAAGCTTTAACGAAGAGTGAGAAAACGTTGGTTCCTATCTATTCCTCTTCCCATTCTGTGGTAAAAGAACTAGAATATCCAGAGGTAGAAGAGGTGATACACTCAGATTGTGCCCCAGTTCGAGATATGAGGTGTGCAAGCCTGACCGAAACATCAAACATGTGCCTAATCACTAGCCAGAGAAGTACCTGGAGAAACCTTTCTCTGAGACACACCAAACTTTTAATGGGAAGGACCTGGTGTACCATGGCCACCTGTTGGGGTTTTCCCAATACAGATGACACAGTCTATGGTTATAGAACAAGAACATCAAGTTCTTCTATAGCTCAGCCAAAGCTTCCAGAGCTTTTTCTAGAGAACCAGGCCCTCAGACAAATAACAGAACATCAGATACATGTCGAGGCAACTGTTCCAG ATAAAGATCACTTCCTTTTTTCCTTCAAGCAAACAGACATGTGTCTTGTTTGCATTGCTTTTGCGTCATGGGTACTGAAGTCAAGCAACCCACAATCTACTGACATGTGGAAAGCAG CTCTTCTGGCAAACGTGAGCGCGATATCTGCTATCCAGTACTTGCGGCGATACGTAAAAGAAGGATGA